A portion of the Rhinopithecus roxellana isolate Shanxi Qingling chromosome 19, ASM756505v1, whole genome shotgun sequence genome contains these proteins:
- the SPPL2C gene encoding signal peptide peptidase-like 2C translates to MACLGFLLPMGFLLMISTMARGQYGVAHVVSENWSKDYCILFSSDYVTLPRDLHHAPLLPLYDGTKAPWCPGEDSPHQAQLSSPSQRPLRQTTAMVMTGNCSFHTKGWLAQGQGAHGLLIVGRVSDQQCSDTTLVHQDPRQPLADLTIPVAMLHYTDMLDILSHTHGEAVIRVAMYAPPEPIIDYNMLVIFILAVGTVAAGGYWAGLTEANRLQRRRARRGGGPGGHRRPREAAAAEGAQKEDNEDIPVDFTPAMTGVVVTVSCSLMLLLYFFYDHFVYVTIGIFGLGAGIGLYSCLSPLVRSLPLWQYQNPPHGLWASLPLPLLLLASLCATVIIFWVVYRNEDRWAWLLQDALGISYCLFVLHRVRLPTLKNCSSFLLALLAFDVFFVFVTPFFTKTGESIMAQVASGPAESSSHERLPMVLKVPRLRVSALTLCSQPFSILGFGDIVVPGFLVAYCCRFDVQVHSHLVYFVACTVAYAVGLLVTFMAMVLMQMGQPALLYLVSSTLLTSLAVAACRQELSLFWTGQGRAKMPGLGCAPSADSRQKQEGAADARTTSTLERGTSQGAGDLDSNPGEDTTEIVTMSENEATNPEDRSDSSEGWSEAHLDPNELPFIPPGASEELMPLMPMAMLIPLMPLMSPPSELGHVHAQAQAHDTGLPWAGLHKRKGLKVRKSMSTQAPL, encoded by the coding sequence ATGGCGTGCCTGGGCTTCCTCCTCCCCATGGGCTTCCTCCTCATGATCAGCACCATGGCCCGGGGACAGTACGGCGTGGCCCACGTGGTGTCAGAGAATTGGAGCAAGGACTACTGTATCCTGTTCAGCTCCGACTACGTCACCCTCCCCCGGGACCTGCACCACGCCCCACTCCTTCCCCTGTATGACGGCACCAAGGCGCCCTGGTGCCCAGGCGAGGATTCCccccaccaggcccagctcagCTCCCCCAGCCAGCGGCCCCTCCGCCAGACCACCGCCATGGTCATGACGGGTAACTGCAGTTTCCACACGAAAGGCTGGCTGGCTCAGGGCCAAGGTGCCCACGGGCTGCTCATCGTGGGCCGGGTCAGTGACCAACAGTGCTCAGACACCACCCTGGTGCACCAGGATCCCCGCCAGCCCCTGGCAGACCTCACCATCCCTGTGGCTATGCTCCACTACACGGACATGCTGGACATCCTCAGCCACACTCATGGGGAGGCCGTCATCCGTGTGGCCATGTACGCGCCCCCTGAGCCCATCATCGACTACAACATGCTGGTCATCTTCATCCTGGCTGTGGGCACGGTGGCCGCAGGCGGCTACTGGGCCGGCCTGACCGAAGCCAATCGGCTACAGCGGCGCCGTGCCCGAAGAGGAGGGGGGCCTGGTGGTCACCGTCGGCCGCgggaagcagcagcagctgagGGAGCCCAGAAGGAAGATAATGAGGACATCCCAGTGGACTTCACACCGGCCATGACGGGCGTGGTGGTCACCGTGTCCTGCTCGCTCATGTTGCTGCTCTATTTCTTCTACGACCACTTTGTCTATGTCACCATCGGGATCTTTGGCCTGGGTGCTGGCATTGGCCTCTACAGCTGCCTGTCACCCTTGGTGCGCAGCCTGCCCCTGTGGCAATACCAGAACCCTCCGCACGGCCTCTGGGCCTCTCTACCGCTGCCCCTGCTGCTGCTGGCGAGCCTGTGCGCAACCGTGATCATCTTCTGGGTGGTCTACCGCAACGAGGACCGCTGGGCATGGCTCCTGCAGGACGCACTGGGCATTTCCTACTGCCTATTCGTCCTGCACCGCGTGCGACTGCCCACTCTCAAGAACTGCTCCTCCTTCCTGCTGGCCCTGCTGGCCTTTGACGTCTTCTTTGTCTTCGTCACCCCCTTCTTCACCAAAACTGGTGAGAGCATCATGGCACAGGTCGCCTCAGGCCCTGCAGAGTCTTCAAGCCACGAGAGGCTGCCCATGGTGCTGAAAGTGCCCCGGCTAAGAGTCTCCGCCTTGACCCTGTGCAGCCAGCCCTTCTCCATCCTTGGCTTTGGTGACATCGTGGTCCCTGGCTTCCTGGTTGCTTACTGTTGTCGCTTTGATGTGCAAGTCCACTCCCATCTGGTCTACTTCGTGGCCTGCACCGTGGCCTATGCCGTGGGCCTGCTGGTCACATTCATGGCCATGGTCCTCATGCAGATGGGCCAACCTGCCTTGCTCTACCTAGTGTCCAGCACCCTGCTCACCAGCCTGGCTGTGGCCGCCTGCCGCCAAGAGCTCAGCCTCTTCTGGACTGGCCAGGGCAGAGCTAAGATGCCTGGGCTCGGCTGTGCCCCTTCAGCTGACTCTAGGCAGAAGCAGGAGGGTGCAGCAGATGCCCGCACAACCAGCACACTTGAGAGAGGCACCAGCCAAGGAGCAGGGGACTTAGACAGCAACCCTGGAGAAGACACCACTGAGATTGTCACCATGTCTGAGAATGAAGCCACCAATCCAGAGGACCGCAGTGATAGCTCCGAGGGCTGGAGTGAGGCCCACCTGGATCCTAATGAGCTGCCCTTCATCCCCCCTGGGGCCTCGGAGGAACTGATGCCACTGATGCCAATGGCCATGCTGATCCCACTCATGCCCCTGATGTCCCCGCCCTCAGAGCTGGGCCACGTCcatgcccaggcccaggcccacgACACTGGCCTGCCCTGGGCAGGACTCCACAAGAGGAAGGGTTTGAAAGTAAGAAAGAGCATGTCAACCCAGGCTCCCTTGTGA